AGCACTATCAGAAGTACGGTGGTAGGTACATCAACGCATTGTTCGACGAGAAGATCAAATGGCAGAACCGAATGGACGAGACATtcgagaagaagattcGATCGTACGAGCAGCTTATCAACAGCTTAGAAGTTGACAGAGTGACCATGCACTCTGACCTTGTAAGTCCCAAGTCAAATGGATCATCCTCTGACAAACAATTGGTTACAAACGATAAAAGAGTCAAGAAACGCAGAGTGGGCATGGGACTCCATGAACGCAGAGGGCTCGGTAAGAGACTCGGTGACTACATGGAGGAGAATGGAGTTCCGTGCTACAAAATTGGCATGAAGTTTGACAAAAAGTTCCGGTTCTAATGTAAATTTATCGTTAAATTCGTTTCTGAGACAGTGTCTGAGATAGTCATCAATATACAAATGTATCATACGGTATACCCGTTGTAGTGCTTGTTGGTAGTGATATACCCGTCGATTTTACGAGGATTGTAAGGAAACtcctcatcctcatcatcgtcaAGGACAGCAGAGTCATCCTCAGCACCTTCGGGCAACGGAGTGTCCCGCTCCACTATCTcgaaatcttcaatcaatttgatcaattcagACGTATCATGACCAGgctcatcatcttccatgGTCAAGCCATTCATCATTCTTACTACTTCCAGGAGTGATTTACcctggttcttcaactcgtGATGTTTGGCAAGCACCTCCTCTAAGCAGGTAATTCCATTTTCATACCACGACCCGGGGTAGTGGAGTGGGAACGGAGGTGCTACAACGATGTTCTTTCGGGCGAATACCGCTTCCGAAGAAAGTTGGTTTCGGTAGAATAATGATGCTTGGTAATGCTCCTTACAACAATACTGCGACAAGTATGTGTTGGGTAAGATGATGGATGGTTTTCTATTGTAGATCTGGAATTTGGTTTCGCCATTATTGCAGGTGGTGGTTCCATTACTGTTACTCGACAAACGACGAACCTGATGCCTGGGGGTATTCTGGCACGTTATATATCCACATTGGTGTTCGATGTTTCTCTCCTCCACGATTTCATCGTACGACTGCTGGGTAAGAAACCGgctcaagaacttgaggaGGTCTATATCCACAGGGTGATCAATGAGAAGTTCGGTGATGACTAGCAGTAATTTGGAGGTATCGGCGGGGGTTAATAACTCTCTTCCGCCGAAGGGTTCCAACCGGGGAATGAACTGTGGCAAGGTAAGTAAAGCCATTGATGGACAAAAATAGGTATATTGGCAGGTTTATGAATTTTGAACCCAATCGG
Above is a window of Yamadazyma tenuis chromosome 1, complete sequence DNA encoding:
- a CDS encoding protein-serine/threonine phosphatase (EggNog:ENOG503NZA2; COG:S) — encoded protein: MALLTLPQFIPRLEPFGGRELLTPADTSKLSLVITELLIDHPVDIDLLKFLSRFLTQQSYDEIVEERNIEHQCGYITCQNTPRHQVRRLSSNSNGTTTCNNGETKFQIYNRKPSIILPNTYLSQYCCKEHYQASLFYRNQLSSEAVFARKNIVVAPPFPLHYPGSWYENGITCLEEVLAKHHELKNQGKSLSEVVRMMNGLTMEDDEPGHDTSELIKLIEDFEIVERDTPLPEGAEDDSAVLDDDEDEEFPYNPRKIDGYITTNKHYNGYTV